Within Actinoplanes sp. L3-i22, the genomic segment GGTCAACGGCGTGCCCGGCGAGGCGGCGGCAATTTTTTGCCGGGTCAAAAGGGGGAGCCATGAGCGACGGCAGGGAGGAGTCCAAGGGCACCGCGCGGCGAGGGAGGCCCTCGGACACCGCGGAACCGTCACCCGCGGCCAGTGAGCGGGCGGCTGCGGCGATCCGCGTGGCGGGCCGGACGCAGCAATGGGTCGCCGACCATCTCGGTGTCAGCGAGCGGACCCTTCGGCGATGGCTGGACGGTCGTCCACAGAACCGCGGTCCCACCCGCGTGATGGCCGCGGCGCTTGCTGGCCTGCTCGATGCCCCGGAGTTGGTCGGGCTGTGGTGGCCGGGACCGGACTCGGTCGGGGCGCCGCCCACCTCATCGTCTGCCGCTCCTGCCGGCGGCGGCGCCACGGATCACCGGCGCACCCCGGTGATCGTCGGGAGCATGACTGCGATCCTGGTGGTCGTGGCGGTTGTGATCGTCGTTGCGGTCAGCCGGGGAGACAAAGCCGCTCTGCCGGTGAAAACGGCGAAGGCGCCGGTCAGCCCGGGAATCGCCTCGACAGGACCGGCGGCTGTCACGTGCGGCTCGCCGGCCGTCGGAGCATCGGCAGCCGCGGGGACCGTAACCGGGAATGTCTGTGGTGTGTACGCCGGCAACCGTCTCCCGGCCAAGACCATCGGGCTGTGGACGAAGCCCGGCATGTCCTCGGGCTGTGATCTCGATGCCTGTCCGCCCGGTACCGTCCAGGCGGGGCGGGTCGCGGTCGGACAGACTGTCAGCGTTTCCTGCGTCGTCGGTGGCGGGCAGATGTTGCGCAACGGCTCGTCCGGGGAGCCCGGCTACTACGAGGACAAGAAGTGGGTGCGGATCGTACGAGGCCAGGAGGTGGGACAGACCGGCGACTACGATCTCTATCTCAGCAACGTCTGGTTCCTGCGCGATGCGTTGCCGCCACTGCCGGCCTGCTGATGCCCCATGCCGACGGGTTGTGGTTGCCATGCGTGTTCCCACCTCACCGCTGACCGGCTGGCTCTGAGCATTCCCGCCAGGTCGCGGCGCTGGCATGATCGCCGGATGGAGCAGGTGAGCAGCCGCGTCGTGTATCGCAATCCGTGGATGACCGTGCGGGAGGACGAGGTTCGGCGGCCGGACGGCAGCCCCGGCGTCTACGGGGTGGTCGAGAAGCCGGACTTCGCCCTGGTGCTGCCACGCCGGCCGGACGGATTCTGGCTGGTGGAGCAGTTCCGCTATCCGGTGGGGCGGCGGGCCTGGGAGTTTCCGCAGGGTAGTTGGGGCCGCGGGGCCGTCGGGGATCAGGTTGCTCTTGCCCGGCGGGAACTGGCTGAGGAGACCGGCCTGCGGGCGGGGGCGTTGACCCACCTGGGGCATCTGTTCGAGGCGTACGGATTCTCGACCCAGGGGTTTGACGTCTATCTGGCGACGGACCTCGAGGAAGGGGAGCCCGACCGGGAGGCGAGCGAGCAGGACATGGTTCATCGCGCGTTCGGCGACACCGAGATCGCCGAGATGATCCGTTCCGGACAGATCGTCGACGCGCCTTCGCTGGCCGCGTTGACTATCTTTCAGCTTTTCACGAAGACGGCTTCCAGTACGGCGTGAGCAGGCCGGCCGCATCGACGTCGGCGATGAACAGTCGGCCCGAGTCGGGGTGGTGGGCCAGGTCGGCGGGGGTGAGATCGGTTGTGGCGGTGGTGATGACGAGCAGGTTCAGGTCGGGGCCGGCGAACGTGACGCTGGTGGTGTGCGGGGCGTCCACCGTGACCGTGGCCAGCAGGCGGCCCTGCGGGGTGCGGCGTTCGACGCGGCCGCCGCCCCAGACGGCGATCCACAGGTTGCCGTCGGCGTCGGCGCACATGCCGTCCGGGAGGCCGTCGGTGATCCGGAACGCCTCGTGTCGTGGGCCGCAGGACGGGCCGTAGTCGCGGACCCACACCACGCCGGGGACCGTGTCGATGCTGTACAGCCGGTCGCCGGCCGGGGACCAGGCCAGGCCGTTGGAGAGGGTGAGGTCGGCGTCCAGGGTGGTCAGGCCGTCGCGGTCGAGGCGGACCAGCACCTCCGTCCCGGACCGCTGCCGCGGGTCGAGGCTGCCGACCAGGAAGCGGCCGGCCGGGTCGACCGCGCCGTCGTTGAGCCGGCTCGCCGAACCGTGGGGCAGGACCCGGGCCAGCTCGGTCCGGGTGCCGTCGAGGTCGATCCGGGTCAGGGTCTCGCGTTCGGCGACGAGCAGCTCGCCGGACTCGGCGACCGCCACCGCGCAGGCCTCCGCGGTGAACCGCCACGTGCCGGTG encodes:
- a CDS encoding helix-turn-helix domain-containing protein: MSDGREESKGTARRGRPSDTAEPSPAASERAAAAIRVAGRTQQWVADHLGVSERTLRRWLDGRPQNRGPTRVMAAALAGLLDAPELVGLWWPGPDSVGAPPTSSSAAPAGGGATDHRRTPVIVGSMTAILVVVAVVIVVAVSRGDKAALPVKTAKAPVSPGIASTGPAAVTCGSPAVGASAAAGTVTGNVCGVYAGNRLPAKTIGLWTKPGMSSGCDLDACPPGTVQAGRVAVGQTVSVSCVVGGGQMLRNGSSGEPGYYEDKKWVRIVRGQEVGQTGDYDLYLSNVWFLRDALPPLPAC
- a CDS encoding SMP-30/gluconolactonase/LRE family protein encodes the protein MTESYTARPSGAGVYHLGEGPVWDPARRRLLWVDIDGHTVHQGELDEAAGTIGVTGTWRFTAEACAVAVAESGELLVAERETLTRIDLDGTRTELARVLPHGSASRLNDGAVDPAGRFLVGSLDPRQRSGTEVLVRLDRDGLTTLDADLTLSNGLAWSPAGDRLYSIDTVPGVVWVRDYGPSCGPRHEAFRITDGLPDGMCADADGNLWIAVWGGGRVERRTPQGRLLATVTVDAPHTTSVTFAGPDLNLLVITTATTDLTPADLAHHPDSGRLFIADVDAAGLLTPYWKPSS
- a CDS encoding NUDIX hydrolase; amino-acid sequence: MEQVSSRVVYRNPWMTVREDEVRRPDGSPGVYGVVEKPDFALVLPRRPDGFWLVEQFRYPVGRRAWEFPQGSWGRGAVGDQVALARRELAEETGLRAGALTHLGHLFEAYGFSTQGFDVYLATDLEEGEPDREASEQDMVHRAFGDTEIAEMIRSGQIVDAPSLAALTIFQLFTKTASSTA